A single window of Pseudarthrobacter psychrotolerans DNA harbors:
- a CDS encoding phage integrase family protein produces MSPAYDTREKYERWHIRICARCGRQAAKAANWSDGPICRTCFDKATRTHGSCPGCRSERLLPGRDASGMPVCRDCAGITRDFSCDRCRVEGPLLAGRLCHRCTLTDRLSALLDDGTGRIHPPLAPLFDRMLTMQRTKSGLAWLTRAQPRALLQDLAKGRLALTHEAFQQLPNWRTAAHLRDILMQCGVLPAVDRQLLLFERWLTGHLAAVADPEHTRVLHRFATWHQLRKLRAKAGKGPLGNSPAYAARQQLIQAGSFLTWLTVRGALLEHCRQPDLDAWHSEKYAARRPGKTFLNWCMKTGRMPVLTVPVRSTGNPAPMGQPHRIAALRHLVTDETVPLRSRIAGSLILLYAQPVSRIVRLTIDDILHDGDHTLLRLGEPPTPVPEPLAGLLRAYLEDRPNMTTAANPASRWLFPGRRAGQAMDPGTLRDLLQKIGIPAQSGRTAAIRQLVLQMPPPVVAQALGYHHNSTTRIAAEAGSPWSGYAPGDHSR; encoded by the coding sequence GTGAGCCCCGCCTACGACACCCGCGAGAAGTATGAGCGCTGGCATATACGCATCTGTGCCCGCTGCGGCCGACAGGCCGCGAAAGCGGCGAACTGGTCGGACGGCCCGATCTGCCGGACCTGCTTCGACAAGGCCACACGCACACATGGATCCTGCCCCGGCTGCCGGAGCGAACGGCTGCTGCCGGGCCGCGACGCCTCAGGGATGCCGGTCTGCCGGGACTGCGCAGGGATCACCCGCGACTTCTCCTGCGACCGCTGCCGCGTTGAAGGACCCCTGCTCGCCGGACGGCTCTGCCACAGATGCACCCTCACAGACCGGCTCAGCGCGCTCCTGGATGACGGCACCGGCCGCATCCACCCACCCCTGGCACCACTGTTCGACCGAATGCTTACGATGCAACGGACCAAAAGCGGGCTTGCCTGGCTGACCCGCGCTCAGCCACGGGCCCTGCTGCAGGACCTCGCAAAAGGCCGGCTCGCCCTGACCCACGAAGCGTTCCAGCAACTACCGAACTGGCGGACCGCCGCCCACCTGCGCGACATACTCATGCAGTGCGGGGTCCTGCCCGCCGTCGACCGGCAACTCCTGCTCTTCGAGAGATGGCTCACCGGGCACCTGGCCGCCGTCGCCGACCCCGAACACACCCGGGTGCTCCACCGCTTCGCCACCTGGCACCAACTCCGCAAACTACGGGCCAAAGCCGGCAAAGGACCGCTGGGCAACTCTCCGGCATACGCGGCCCGGCAGCAGCTTATCCAAGCCGGTTCCTTCCTGACCTGGCTCACCGTCCGTGGCGCTCTCCTCGAACACTGCCGGCAACCCGACCTCGACGCCTGGCACAGCGAGAAATACGCCGCCCGCCGACCCGGCAAGACCTTTCTGAACTGGTGTATGAAGACCGGACGGATGCCCGTCCTGACCGTTCCTGTCCGGTCCACGGGAAACCCGGCCCCGATGGGGCAGCCTCACCGGATCGCCGCTCTCCGGCACCTGGTCACCGACGAGACCGTGCCCCTACGCTCCCGCATCGCTGGCTCATTGATTCTGCTCTATGCCCAACCGGTAAGCCGGATCGTCCGGCTCACCATAGACGACATCCTCCACGACGGGGACCACACCCTGCTGCGCCTCGGTGAACCGCCGACTCCGGTTCCAGAACCGCTGGCCGGGCTACTGCGGGCATACCTCGAAGACAGGCCCAACATGACCACCGCCGCCAACCCGGCTTCCCGATGGCTCTTCCCCGGCCGCCGGGCCGGGCAAGCCATGGACCCGGGGACCCTCCGCGATCTGCTGCAGAAAATCGGTATCCCGGCCCAGTCCGGCAGAACCGCAGCGATCCGACAACTCGTCCTCCAGATGCCGCCGCCGGTGGTGGCCCAGGCCCTCGGTTACCACCACAACAGCACCACCAGGATCGCAGCAGAAGCCGGATCACCCTGGAGCGGATACGCTCCCGGCGACCACAGCCGATAA
- a CDS encoding HipA domain-containing protein, translating into MAFNIAVNNTDDHLRNHGFVRGRSGWRFSPAFDVNPNPDTGAERSTAVDGASTRDDAMTALLAAAEYFVQPGQRDAILASVRKALGAWREAAAACRIARAQVELFAPLLDNPPQGLEV; encoded by the coding sequence ATGGCCTTCAACATCGCAGTGAACAATACGGACGACCATCTGCGGAACCACGGCTTCGTCCGCGGACGCAGCGGCTGGCGGTTTTCACCGGCGTTCGACGTAAACCCGAATCCGGACACCGGTGCTGAGCGCAGCACTGCCGTTGATGGAGCGTCGACCCGGGATGATGCCATGACGGCACTCCTTGCTGCGGCGGAGTACTTCGTTCAACCCGGCCAGCGGGACGCGATCCTCGCCTCAGTGCGCAAGGCACTGGGCGCGTGGCGGGAGGCAGCAGCTGCCTGCCGAATAGCTCGAGCCCAAGTGGAGCTTTTTGCGCCGCTGCTCGACAACCCGCCGCAGGGTTTGGAAGTTTAG
- a CDS encoding APC family permease has translation MSKNLSDGVGHLERSINWKQGLAIALGVPLLILPSLGYLPMYMAAAAILVWGLSVIQGFIQNAAYAEMATTFPKASGLPGFAQHVFRTENFKGKYDKGKLIGGFSAWSYWFAWNPVLAIFSILVGGYLHGLFPVLAETFTEFQLSLISGLLIFTGLFVVNWFGLKDGAILGYILAAVSLIPLVILTVAPFATGHVDLANITGNWWPADWAWDMHHILILFGIFAIAQWSACGWETAAIYAPEYKNPSKDVPKALFACGIICFLSYVLVQTAVIGVLGVEGVMAEPVSPLIPVARAVFGEAGSIITIIMLIAAMILIIQTAYLGSSRALHSMTTEGNLPKVFGKTNRHGTPFIALLVTAAFNMVLISMGSLAAILAAAAIGYTCANGISLFAYVRAKKHPAFATLERPFKAPRGWKNVAMIFGLFNLPLCLIGVVYLNSQEIGWTSTWLGFLVLSLYIPIWFYSQRESRPSNNEAATPDSLDNDSDNDVEDLEKVPASR, from the coding sequence ATGAGTAAAAATCTTTCGGATGGCGTTGGCCACCTGGAAAGGTCCATCAACTGGAAGCAAGGTTTGGCCATTGCTTTGGGCGTGCCCTTGTTGATTCTGCCATCGTTGGGCTACCTGCCGATGTACATGGCAGCCGCAGCAATCCTCGTCTGGGGGTTGTCGGTCATCCAGGGTTTCATACAGAACGCTGCCTATGCGGAAATGGCCACAACCTTTCCCAAGGCCTCTGGTCTGCCAGGTTTCGCGCAGCATGTATTTCGCACCGAAAACTTCAAAGGCAAGTACGACAAGGGCAAACTGATCGGCGGCTTCTCCGCCTGGAGCTACTGGTTTGCCTGGAACCCGGTCCTGGCGATCTTCTCAATCCTGGTTGGCGGTTACCTTCATGGGCTGTTTCCAGTGCTGGCCGAGACCTTCACCGAGTTTCAGCTCTCATTGATCTCAGGTCTGCTGATCTTCACCGGACTGTTCGTAGTCAACTGGTTCGGCCTCAAGGATGGCGCCATCCTGGGTTACATCCTCGCGGCTGTTTCTTTGATACCGCTGGTTATCCTTACCGTGGCGCCTTTTGCTACCGGACACGTTGACCTGGCCAATATCACCGGCAACTGGTGGCCTGCTGACTGGGCCTGGGACATGCACCACATCCTGATTCTCTTTGGCATCTTTGCAATCGCGCAGTGGAGTGCCTGCGGCTGGGAAACGGCGGCCATCTACGCCCCTGAATACAAAAACCCCTCCAAAGATGTCCCCAAAGCATTGTTTGCCTGCGGCATCATCTGCTTCCTCTCGTACGTACTGGTGCAAACCGCAGTCATCGGTGTGCTTGGTGTTGAAGGTGTGATGGCGGAGCCTGTATCGCCCCTGATTCCAGTGGCCCGGGCTGTCTTTGGCGAAGCTGGCTCAATAATCACCATCATCATGCTGATCGCCGCCATGATCCTCATCATCCAAACGGCTTACCTGGGTTCGTCCCGGGCCTTGCACTCCATGACAACGGAAGGCAACCTTCCCAAGGTCTTCGGCAAAACCAATCGCCACGGAACTCCCTTTATCGCCTTGCTCGTCACCGCGGCGTTTAACATGGTCCTGATTTCCATGGGATCCCTCGCTGCAATTCTTGCGGCCGCCGCCATTGGCTACACCTGTGCCAACGGCATCAGCCTGTTCGCCTATGTCAGAGCCAAAAAGCACCCGGCCTTTGCCACCCTTGAAAGGCCTTTCAAAGCCCCCAGGGGTTGGAAGAATGTGGCCATGATCTTTGGCCTGTTCAATCTGCCTCTGTGCCTGATCGGTGTGGTCTACCTGAACAGCCAGGAAATCGGCTGGACGTCAACCTGGCTCGGCTTCCTCGTATTGTCGCTGTACATACCCATCTGGTTCTATTCACAGCGCGAATCGAGGCCCTCGAACAACGAGGCAGCCACTCCCGACTCTTTGGACAACGATTCAGATAACGATGTCGAAGACCTGGAAAAGGTTCCAGCTTCCAGGTGA
- a CDS encoding cupin domain-containing protein, protein MATATQPPSLTTDETIDFWSAKSMKVMKDEWPRLRCRFINANPVGPWDDFRLSEWELEACGWEDFHPHSETNFVLEGELYIESEGKTVVLRPGDSARVNPGQLGRYWAPTYARMVTVYGPNPEGAESHSFRYYEI, encoded by the coding sequence ATGGCCACAGCCACCCAGCCCCCGTCGCTGACGACGGACGAAACGATCGACTTCTGGTCAGCGAAGTCCATGAAGGTCATGAAGGACGAATGGCCGCGATTGCGCTGCAGGTTTATAAACGCCAATCCCGTAGGCCCATGGGATGACTTCCGGCTCTCGGAATGGGAACTGGAAGCCTGCGGCTGGGAGGACTTCCACCCCCACTCCGAAACGAACTTCGTCCTGGAAGGCGAGCTCTACATCGAGAGCGAAGGCAAGACTGTCGTCCTGAGACCCGGTGACTCAGCGCGCGTAAATCCCGGACAACTTGGCCGATACTGGGCACCCACCTACGCCCGTATGGTTACCGTCTATGGCCCCAACCCCGAGGGTGCGGAGTCGCACTCCTTCCGATACTACGAAATCTAA
- a CDS encoding cupin domain-containing protein has product METTLVGTLSKAGSIHKVENGFTGLPSMNEPGTVAAIGDSLHNPAGSVLCAGFFELEASEPLVYTYTYDEMKVVIKGEFILTDQTTGEVTHAKERDVLFFPKGTTVKFETPEYGLGFFAGDRTFAP; this is encoded by the coding sequence ATGGAAACCACCCTCGTAGGAACACTGAGCAAGGCCGGCTCCATCCACAAGGTAGAAAACGGCTTCACCGGACTGCCGTCGATGAACGAGCCTGGGACGGTCGCTGCGATCGGTGACTCCCTCCACAACCCCGCCGGGTCTGTCTTGTGCGCCGGCTTCTTCGAGCTGGAGGCCTCCGAACCCTTGGTGTACACGTACACCTATGACGAAATGAAGGTGGTCATCAAGGGTGAGTTCATCCTCACGGACCAGACGACGGGAGAAGTGACGCACGCGAAGGAACGCGATGTGCTGTTCTTCCCCAAGGGCACAACGGTCAAGTTCGAGACCCCTGAGTATGGCCTGGGGTTCTTCGCCGGCGACCGCACCTTCGCACCCTAG
- a CDS encoding NAD(P)/FAD-dependent oxidoreductase, producing MTLRVGIIGAGPSGLAQLRAFESARQKGADIPAIMCFEKQDEWGGQWNNSWRIGLDAHGEPVHSSMYRHLWSNGPKECLEFSDYSFDEHFGRPISSFPPREVLFDYIKGRVEKSDVRKYVRFNSVARHTSYNEATQEFTLTVEDLKTNLTETHVFDKLVIATGHFSVPSAPEFKGIKTFPGEVLHAHDFRGAERFYGKKLLMIGSSYSAEDIGMQAHKMGAASITLSYRTASMGYDWPENTVERPLVAHFQGRTAHFSDGTQDDFDAVVLCTGYQHKYPYLPSELSLKSSNVLYPGNLYKGVVWQQNTNLFYLGAQDQYYTFNMFDAQAWFARDVMTGVIELPPLAERQKDIAAWLERQAVLPNHDAEADFQTDYLRELIDATDYPSFDLDAVCQLFKDWMHHKETDILGYRDMLHRSVVTGTMATKHHTRWINAMDDSMERYLDGQSQDVDTGSPAAVADILAAR from the coding sequence ATGACACTTCGAGTCGGAATCATCGGTGCTGGCCCCAGCGGCTTGGCACAACTGCGGGCATTCGAATCAGCACGTCAAAAAGGGGCTGACATCCCCGCAATCATGTGCTTTGAAAAACAGGACGAATGGGGCGGGCAGTGGAACAACAGCTGGCGTATTGGGCTGGATGCTCACGGCGAGCCGGTTCACTCCAGCATGTACCGCCACCTCTGGTCCAATGGGCCCAAGGAGTGCCTGGAGTTCTCGGACTACTCCTTTGACGAGCACTTTGGCCGTCCCATTTCTTCCTTCCCTCCACGCGAGGTTCTCTTCGACTACATCAAGGGCCGCGTGGAGAAGTCCGACGTCCGCAAGTATGTCCGCTTCAATAGCGTCGCGCGGCACACCAGCTACAACGAGGCCACCCAGGAATTCACGCTGACAGTGGAGGACCTCAAAACCAACCTCACCGAAACCCACGTGTTCGACAAGCTCGTGATTGCGACCGGACACTTCTCCGTCCCTTCAGCCCCTGAGTTCAAGGGCATAAAGACTTTCCCGGGTGAAGTCCTGCACGCCCATGATTTCCGCGGAGCCGAGCGGTTTTATGGCAAGAAGTTGCTGATGATCGGCAGCAGTTACTCCGCAGAGGACATTGGCATGCAGGCCCACAAAATGGGTGCGGCGTCCATCACTCTGAGCTACCGCACGGCCTCAATGGGCTATGACTGGCCGGAAAACACTGTGGAGCGCCCGCTCGTCGCCCACTTCCAAGGCCGCACCGCACACTTTAGCGACGGCACCCAAGATGACTTCGACGCCGTCGTGCTTTGCACCGGATACCAGCACAAGTATCCGTACCTGCCCAGCGAGCTGTCACTGAAGTCGTCGAACGTGCTGTACCCGGGCAACCTCTACAAGGGCGTGGTGTGGCAGCAGAACACCAACCTGTTCTACCTGGGTGCGCAGGACCAGTACTACACATTCAACATGTTCGACGCGCAGGCCTGGTTTGCCCGCGACGTCATGACCGGCGTGATTGAGCTGCCGCCCCTTGCTGAGCGCCAAAAGGACATCGCGGCCTGGCTTGAGCGCCAGGCCGTGCTGCCAAATCACGATGCCGAGGCCGATTTCCAGACGGACTACCTGCGGGAGCTCATCGATGCGACGGATTACCCGTCCTTCGACCTGGACGCTGTTTGCCAGTTGTTCAAGGACTGGATGCACCACAAGGAGACGGACATTCTGGGATACCGGGACATGCTCCACCGCTCCGTGGTCACCGGCACAATGGCGACCAAACACCACACTCGCTGGATCAACGCGATGGACGACTCCATGGAGCGGTACTTGGACGGCCAGTCGCAGGATGTGGACACCGGCTCGCCTGCCGCTGTGGCCGACATCCTGGCCGCGAGGTAA
- a CDS encoding TetR family transcriptional regulator, whose translation MRVSASERKEQLISATVELMRREGVQSVTMRAIAKEANAPLATAHYCFSDKEELMDAAAEAWFKNLSRFSRDAPVHLGLRKAVEQVAEGYWRALEEEPASILSEIELILWATRNAAVSPLAAKIYPAYEVELGNIFSSAAGSSGDQCLMGFATLVRLFLMIYDGAAIQYMTDPKAPDHSAQFFMMIDALLIKAGV comes from the coding sequence ATGCGGGTATCCGCTTCGGAACGAAAAGAACAGCTGATTTCAGCGACGGTTGAACTGATGCGCCGTGAGGGTGTTCAGTCGGTGACTATGCGGGCTATTGCCAAGGAGGCCAATGCTCCGTTGGCGACGGCTCATTATTGCTTTAGCGATAAAGAAGAGCTCATGGACGCGGCCGCCGAGGCGTGGTTCAAGAACCTGAGCCGCTTTTCCCGTGACGCCCCGGTCCACCTGGGTTTGCGTAAGGCTGTGGAACAAGTGGCCGAAGGCTACTGGCGCGCATTGGAGGAAGAACCGGCAAGCATACTTTCTGAGATCGAACTCATTCTGTGGGCAACACGCAATGCCGCCGTCAGCCCGCTGGCCGCGAAAATTTATCCCGCCTATGAAGTGGAGTTGGGAAACATATTTTCTTCCGCCGCCGGGAGCAGCGGTGATCAGTGCCTCATGGGCTTTGCCACGCTGGTGAGGCTCTTTCTGATGATTTACGACGGTGCGGCCATTCAATACATGACCGACCCGAAGGCTCCCGATCACAGCGCCCAGTTCTTCATGATGATCGATGCACTCCTGATCAAAGCCGGCGTTTAG
- a CDS encoding Gfo/Idh/MocA family oxidoreductase, which yields MSEKLRWGVLGTARIVRKTIPALQETKNGEVVGIASRTEEKAKEYADKHGVPQAFGSYEALLASPDIDAVYIALPNALHLEWILKSLDAGKHVLCEKPLAMSAAECEEITRKADQTGLKVLEGFMYRFHARFEKLQELLAANAVGKLTFVHVGHSFDAGGDDNIRWYAGLGGGSLFDTGCYCVNVSRMVTAQEPAHVAAFGNYRDANDEGRIDTSIAGMLRFPGSATALFDTGVNLERRNFLELTGTGAGSTSRILLGSWKRIRSWRSITSGRTRSITRSRAETTSYGWANTSPAASSTARRSATISRTQQTTRGCWKRSTRQHGNKTGRLHRAHIEPWPGLALPWTLVTDDGVGGSGAEVPGRRG from the coding sequence ATGAGCGAGAAATTGCGTTGGGGCGTCCTGGGCACCGCCCGCATCGTCCGCAAGACAATTCCGGCGTTGCAGGAAACAAAAAATGGCGAGGTCGTAGGTATCGCTTCCCGCACCGAGGAAAAGGCTAAGGAGTACGCCGACAAGCACGGCGTCCCACAGGCGTTTGGCTCTTATGAGGCGCTGCTCGCTTCCCCGGACATAGACGCTGTCTACATTGCGCTGCCTAACGCACTGCACCTCGAGTGGATTCTTAAATCCTTGGACGCAGGCAAGCATGTCCTCTGTGAAAAGCCTTTGGCGATGAGCGCCGCCGAGTGCGAGGAGATCACGCGCAAGGCGGACCAGACCGGGCTCAAAGTCCTAGAGGGCTTCATGTACCGTTTTCACGCGCGTTTCGAGAAGCTGCAAGAGCTGCTCGCGGCCAATGCGGTGGGCAAATTGACATTTGTCCACGTCGGTCACTCCTTCGATGCGGGCGGAGACGACAACATCCGCTGGTATGCCGGGCTCGGCGGCGGCTCACTTTTCGATACGGGGTGCTACTGCGTCAACGTGAGCCGGATGGTCACAGCGCAGGAGCCGGCTCACGTCGCCGCCTTTGGCAACTACCGCGATGCCAACGACGAAGGTCGAATCGACACCAGCATTGCGGGCATGCTGCGCTTTCCCGGCAGCGCAACCGCGCTTTTTGATACGGGAGTGAACCTCGAGCGCCGCAACTTTTTGGAACTCACCGGCACCGGGGCCGGCTCTACCTCGAGAATCCTTTTGGGCTCTTGGAAGAGGATTCGGTCCTGGAGGAGCATCACTTCGGGCAGGACACGATCTATCACACGTTCAAGGGCGGAAACCACTTCGTACGGATGGGCGAACACTTCGCCGGCAGCGTCCTCAACGGCACGCCGCTCCGCTACGATCTCACGGACGCAACAAACAACGCGCGGGTGTTGGAAGCGATCGACGCGGCAGCACGGAAACAAGACGGGGCGTCTGCACCGAGCCCACATTGAGCCCTGGCCGGGGCTCGCGCTGCCGTGGACTTTGGTAACGGACGACGGCGTCGGCGGGTCAGGTGCCGAAGTTCCGGGCCGCAGGGGTTGA
- a CDS encoding DUF6036 family nucleotidyltransferase, whose translation MRRSELEHAIRAATEIIRQDAVFIIGSQAILGSFTEDELPAEATRSEEVDIAPMQDDDAQSLATQLDAAIGEMSHFHETHGFYVQGVDLDQAVLPAGWEHRLVKVNNANTLGRTGLCLEPHDLCVAKLIACRAKDHLFVGALLEHGLVNREILAERLLTVSNDDVRRDRALSLVRSASQI comes from the coding sequence GTGCGGCGTAGCGAACTCGAGCACGCCATCCGCGCGGCCACAGAAATCATCCGGCAGGATGCCGTCTTCATCATCGGCAGCCAAGCCATTCTTGGGTCCTTCACGGAGGACGAGTTGCCTGCCGAGGCCACGCGGTCCGAAGAAGTCGACATCGCTCCAATGCAGGATGACGACGCCCAGTCGCTGGCCACGCAACTGGACGCCGCCATCGGTGAAATGTCCCACTTCCATGAGACTCACGGCTTCTACGTCCAGGGCGTCGACCTTGACCAAGCGGTGCTCCCAGCGGGCTGGGAGCACCGCTTGGTCAAGGTCAACAACGCCAACACCCTCGGCCGAACCGGGTTATGTCTGGAGCCCCACGATCTTTGCGTCGCCAAACTCATCGCTTGCAGGGCGAAGGACCATCTGTTTGTCGGTGCACTCCTCGAACACGGCCTTGTTAACCGGGAGATCCTTGCCGAACGGCTGCTGACCGTCTCCAACGACGACGTCCGTCGGGACCGTGCGCTTTCGTTAGTCCGGAGCGCATCCCAGATCTGA
- a CDS encoding antitoxin MazE family protein: protein MSVKDRVARHRAAMRERGFRQIQMWVPDARTEEFQREARRQSLAVATSDRAGDDQDFIEQISEDWPE, encoded by the coding sequence ATGAGCGTAAAGGATCGTGTCGCCCGCCACCGGGCTGCCATGCGCGAGCGAGGATTCAGACAGATTCAGATGTGGGTGCCGGACGCGCGCACGGAAGAGTTTCAGCGTGAGGCGAGGCGCCAGTCGCTGGCCGTTGCCACTTCGGACCGTGCCGGAGACGACCAGGACTTCATCGAACAGATTTCGGAAGACTGGCCGGAGTGA
- a CDS encoding type II toxin-antitoxin system PemK/MazF family toxin, with the protein MSGGTYAQKPRHALIIQDDLFAESDSITLLPLTSHLTDAPLLRLTVEPGQLTGLERVSQIMVDKLTTVRRANLGQRIGRIESATMVAVEQSLAVLLGLGR; encoded by the coding sequence GTGTCAGGTGGAACATATGCGCAAAAGCCCAGACATGCTCTCATCATCCAGGACGATCTGTTTGCAGAATCGGACTCCATCACTCTTCTCCCGCTGACGTCCCATCTGACGGATGCTCCCTTATTGAGGCTGACTGTTGAGCCCGGACAGCTGACCGGGCTGGAGCGCGTCAGTCAGATCATGGTGGACAAGCTCACAACCGTGCGCCGCGCCAATCTTGGGCAACGGATCGGCAGAATCGAATCAGCCACCATGGTGGCGGTTGAGCAGTCGCTGGCCGTCTTGCTCGGTCTCGGACGCTGA